The following are from one region of the Nymphalis io chromosome 21, ilAglIoxx1.1, whole genome shotgun sequence genome:
- the LOC126776714 gene encoding uncharacterized protein LOC126776714 isoform X23 → MLLKRNLLETLTIISCSGTIICLLLNYVTNISPITGIWLISYLLLLFILSVCGSFKFIQWLLHLNKPLKYDIEIILNKYPFLSYLSDILPQIQKKVENEHIKEYDTNELSVITSVLEKKLVSSWYMSYISQEIGFPFACKQILDQMIAKTFQICNKVETKDVYVDVCAIFITHLKEYKKALKRHESIPDSSIEILYKKVHPVFNSKNKRPVTADHCTNVLRIILKELVPWELWDTPFSELLIRILAKKLDNLIDNTISDPVWLNDRLLSLLKAENKIPEEKPVNEPSNEVKEAETIKQDPPEAQTKSSPKIAKKNIPPVIQNNINEEHKEDDKPEIEKAVEGCEMLEIKPAAILRQRRGRQGRNEVKIYDRIIEGSVKTWDTDMDLQCISVGQDLLASLDEMTLSRLWGHEEAEQSPKMRDASPQPLWFGEEDTIESDPENNKDSKKETSPKPTEALLKDLQSTVHHAKTKIGDLQVPLYIDVPRKHSSDEAAGMMEGLLDKGIAGIKKGLRFTGLSDDSQEKSPAHKDRNSEKISPSELHRSRQKPEVVMEVKESYMPFGNQKEENGTTSHALVKQQRVTSQDSMHSTAAPPSVSYGPWGRRVEGGAPESLSESPEPQYEEAADLSASIAKLRTLLQHAGPREEAWWESSEQTRTRHHVDSAALADEYDMNLDRGSSPGQTTNNMQRLDKLFQRTVTGVFNSIKTAVGAEGEELPPRQLHDWTYVCTSPELSVSACASRLWAARRALWHVDGALDPLRALGPPAAPLAAPLDLGTDTVLHCTRSTSVRTLLHCTRSTSVRTLYSTVPARPRYGHCTPLYPLDLGTDTTPLYPLDLGTDTVLHCTRSTSVRTLLHCTRSTSVRTLYSTVPARPRYGHCTPLYPLDLGTDTVLHCTRSTSVRTLYSTVPARPRYGHCTPLYPLDLGTDTVLHCTRSTSVRTLYSTVPARPRYGHCTPLYPRYIERVTSNYQHKI, encoded by the exons ATGTTGCTGAAAAGAAATTTACTTGAAACTTTAACTATAATATCTTGTAGTGGCACAATCATATGTCTCTTATTAAACTATGTTACAAATATATCCCCAATTACTGGAATTTGGCTAATAAGCtatctattattattgtttatactgTCCGTATGTGGCAGTTTTAAATTCATACAATGGTTACTTCACCTTAATAAAcctttaaaatatgatatagaaattattttaaacaaatacccGTTTTTGTCCTACCTTTccgatattttaccgcaaattCAAAAGAAAGTTGAAAATGAACATATTAAAGAATATGATACCAATGAGCTAAGTGTTATAACGTCGGTATTGGAAAAAAAGTTAGTTTCGTCGTGGTATATGTCGTATATTTCGCAAGAAATTGGTTTTCCTTTTGCATGCAAGCAAATATTGGATCAAATGATTGCCAAAACGTTTCAG atatgcAATAAAGTAGAAACTAAGGATGTCTATGTCGATGTCTGTGCTATATTCATAACCCATTTAAAAGAGTATAAGAAAGCTTTAAAAAGACATGAATCCATTCCTGATAGCTCTATAGAAATTCTATACAAGAAGGTACATCCAGTATTTAACAGCAAGAACAAGAGACCAGTAACTGCTGACCATTGTACCAATGTGTTGAGAATTATTCTAAAAGAATTGGTACCTTGGGAGCTATGGGACACACCATTCTCCGAGTTGCTCATTAGAATCCTTGCTAAAAAGTTAGATAACTTAATTGATAACACAATATCTGACCCAGTGTGGTTGAATGACAGATTACTTTCTCTACTCAAAGCAGAAAATAAAATTCCCGAAGAAAAGCCAGTTAATGAGCCTTCCAATGAAGTTAAAGAAGCAGAAACTATAAAACAAGATCCTCCTGAAGCTCAAACTAAATCTAGTCCAAAAATTGCAAAAAAGAATATACCTCCAGTGATTCAGAACAATATAAATGAGGAGCATAAAGAAGATGACAAGCCTGAGATTGAGAAAGCTGTGGAAGGATGTGAGATGTTAGAAATCAAACCTGCAGCAATCTTAAGACAACGTAGAGGCAGGCAGGGAAGGAATGAAGTGAAGATATATGACAGAATTATTGAag gtAGTGTTAAAACTTGGGACACGGACATGGACCTCCAGTGCATCAGTGTTGGTCAGGATCTGCTAGCTAGTCTAGATGAAATGACACTAAGTCGACTCTGGGGTCACGAGGAAGCTGAACAAAGTCCCAAGATGCGGGATGCATCACCGCAACCACTGTGGTTTG GCGAAGAGGACACAATAGAATCTGACCCAGAAAATAACAAGGATTCGAAAAAGGAAACGAGTCCGAAGCCCACTGAAGCCTTGCTGAAAGACCTCCAGAGCACCGTGCACCACGCCAAGACCAAGATAGGAGACCTGCAGGTCCCTTTATACATAGATGTGCCCCGCAAACATTCCAGT GATGAAGCAGCGGGAATGATGGAGGGCTTGCTGGACAAAGGTATCGCAGGTATTAAGAAGGGCCTCCGATTCACGGGTCTAAGCGATGATTCACAA GAGAAGTCACCAGCTCATAAAGATAGAAACAGTGAAAAAATATCACCATCGGAACTGCATAGAAGCAGACAGAAGCCAGAAGTCGTCATGGAAGTGAAGGAGTCCTACATGCCCTTTGGTAACCAGAAAG AGGAAAACGGGACAACATCTCATGCATTAGTCAAACAGCAGAGGGTCACTTCACAGGATAGTATG CACTCGACCGCGGCGCCCCCGTCGGTCAGTTACGGCCCGTGGGGGCGGAGAGTGGAGGGCGGTGCTCCGGAGTCGCTGTCGGAGTCCCCGGAGCCGCAGTACGAGGAGGCGGCCGACCTGTCCGCCAGCATCGCCAAGTTGCGTACGCTGCTGCAGCACGCCGGGCCCAG GGAAGAAGCGTGGTGGGAGAGCTCGGAGCAAACGCGCACGCGACATCACGTTGACTCCGCCGCGCTCGCCG atgAGTACGATATGAACTTGGACCGCGGCTCGTCTCCCGGACAGACGACCAACAATATGCAAAGACTAGACAA ATTATTCCAGCGCACAGTGACGGGTGTTTTCAATTCGATAAAGACGGCCGTCGGTGCCGAGGGGGAGGAGCTCCCTCCCAGACAACTACACGACTGGACCTATGTGTGCACTTCGCCCGAGTTGAGT GTCAGCGCGTGCGCGTCGCGGCTgtgggcggcgcggcgcgcgctgTGGCACGTGGACGGCGCGCTCGACCCGCTGCGCGCGCTCggcccgcccgccgcgcccctCGCCGCGCCGCTCGACCTCGGTACGGACACTGTACTCCACTGTACCCGCTCGACCTCGGTACGGACACTACTCCACTGTACCCGCTCGACCTCGGTACGGACACTGTACTCCACTGTACCCGCTCGACCTCGGTACGGACACTGTACTCCACTGTACCCGCTCGACCTCGGTACGGACACTACTCCACTGTACCCGCTCGACCTCGGTACGGACACTGTACTCCACTGTACCCGCTCGACCTCGGTACGGACACTACTCCACTGTACCCGCTCGACCTCGGTACGGACACTGTACTCCACTGTACCCGCTCGACCTCGGTACGGACACTGTACTCCACTGTACCCGCTCGACCTCGGTACGGACACTGTACTCCACTGTACCCGCTCGACCTCGGTACGGACACTGTACTCCACTGTACCCGCTCGAC
- the LOC126776714 gene encoding uncharacterized protein LOC126776714 isoform X30 — translation MLLKRNLLETLTIISCSGTIICLLLNYVTNISPITGIWLISYLLLLFILSVCGSFKFIQWLLHLNKPLKYDIEIILNKYPFLSYLSDILPQIQKKVENEHIKEYDTNELSVITSVLEKKLVSSWYMSYISQEIGFPFACKQILDQMIAKTFQICNKVETKDVYVDVCAIFITHLKEYKKALKRHESIPDSSIEILYKKVHPVFNSKNKRPVTADHCTNVLRIILKELVPWELWDTPFSELLIRILAKKLDNLIDNTISDPVWLNDRLLSLLKAENKIPEEKPVNEPSNEVKEAETIKQDPPEAQTKSSPKIAKKNIPPVIQNNINEEHKEDDKPEIEKAVEGCEMLEIKPAAILRQRRGRQGRNEVKIYDRIIEGSVKTWDTDMDLQCISVGQDLLASLDEMTLSRLWGHEEAEQSPKMRDASPQPLWFGEEDTIESDPENNKDSKKETSPKPTEALLKDLQSTVHHAKTKIGDLQVPLYIDVPRKHSSDEAAGMMEGLLDKGIAGIKKGLRFTGLSDDSQEKSPAHKDRNSEKISPSELHRSRQKPEVVMEVKESYMPFGNQKEENGTTSHALVKQQRVTSQDSMHSTAAPPSVSYGPWGRRVEGGAPESLSESPEPQYEEAADLSASIAKLRTLLQHAGPREEAWWESSEQTRTRHHVDSAALADEYDMNLDRGSSPGQTTNNMQRLDKLFQRTVTGVFNSIKTAVGAEGEELPPRQLHDWTYVCTSPELSVSACASRLWAARRALWHVDGALDPLRALGPPAAPLAAPLDLGTDTVLHCTRSTSVRTLLHCTRSTSVRTLLHCTRSTSVRTLYSTVPARPRYGHYSTVPARPRYGHCTPLYPLDLGTDTVLHCTRSTSVRTLYSTVPARPRYGHCTPLYPLDLGTDTVLHCTRSTSVRTLYSTVPARPRYGHCTPLYPLDLGTDTVLHCTRATSSG, via the exons ATGTTGCTGAAAAGAAATTTACTTGAAACTTTAACTATAATATCTTGTAGTGGCACAATCATATGTCTCTTATTAAACTATGTTACAAATATATCCCCAATTACTGGAATTTGGCTAATAAGCtatctattattattgtttatactgTCCGTATGTGGCAGTTTTAAATTCATACAATGGTTACTTCACCTTAATAAAcctttaaaatatgatatagaaattattttaaacaaatacccGTTTTTGTCCTACCTTTccgatattttaccgcaaattCAAAAGAAAGTTGAAAATGAACATATTAAAGAATATGATACCAATGAGCTAAGTGTTATAACGTCGGTATTGGAAAAAAAGTTAGTTTCGTCGTGGTATATGTCGTATATTTCGCAAGAAATTGGTTTTCCTTTTGCATGCAAGCAAATATTGGATCAAATGATTGCCAAAACGTTTCAG atatgcAATAAAGTAGAAACTAAGGATGTCTATGTCGATGTCTGTGCTATATTCATAACCCATTTAAAAGAGTATAAGAAAGCTTTAAAAAGACATGAATCCATTCCTGATAGCTCTATAGAAATTCTATACAAGAAGGTACATCCAGTATTTAACAGCAAGAACAAGAGACCAGTAACTGCTGACCATTGTACCAATGTGTTGAGAATTATTCTAAAAGAATTGGTACCTTGGGAGCTATGGGACACACCATTCTCCGAGTTGCTCATTAGAATCCTTGCTAAAAAGTTAGATAACTTAATTGATAACACAATATCTGACCCAGTGTGGTTGAATGACAGATTACTTTCTCTACTCAAAGCAGAAAATAAAATTCCCGAAGAAAAGCCAGTTAATGAGCCTTCCAATGAAGTTAAAGAAGCAGAAACTATAAAACAAGATCCTCCTGAAGCTCAAACTAAATCTAGTCCAAAAATTGCAAAAAAGAATATACCTCCAGTGATTCAGAACAATATAAATGAGGAGCATAAAGAAGATGACAAGCCTGAGATTGAGAAAGCTGTGGAAGGATGTGAGATGTTAGAAATCAAACCTGCAGCAATCTTAAGACAACGTAGAGGCAGGCAGGGAAGGAATGAAGTGAAGATATATGACAGAATTATTGAag gtAGTGTTAAAACTTGGGACACGGACATGGACCTCCAGTGCATCAGTGTTGGTCAGGATCTGCTAGCTAGTCTAGATGAAATGACACTAAGTCGACTCTGGGGTCACGAGGAAGCTGAACAAAGTCCCAAGATGCGGGATGCATCACCGCAACCACTGTGGTTTG GCGAAGAGGACACAATAGAATCTGACCCAGAAAATAACAAGGATTCGAAAAAGGAAACGAGTCCGAAGCCCACTGAAGCCTTGCTGAAAGACCTCCAGAGCACCGTGCACCACGCCAAGACCAAGATAGGAGACCTGCAGGTCCCTTTATACATAGATGTGCCCCGCAAACATTCCAGT GATGAAGCAGCGGGAATGATGGAGGGCTTGCTGGACAAAGGTATCGCAGGTATTAAGAAGGGCCTCCGATTCACGGGTCTAAGCGATGATTCACAA GAGAAGTCACCAGCTCATAAAGATAGAAACAGTGAAAAAATATCACCATCGGAACTGCATAGAAGCAGACAGAAGCCAGAAGTCGTCATGGAAGTGAAGGAGTCCTACATGCCCTTTGGTAACCAGAAAG AGGAAAACGGGACAACATCTCATGCATTAGTCAAACAGCAGAGGGTCACTTCACAGGATAGTATG CACTCGACCGCGGCGCCCCCGTCGGTCAGTTACGGCCCGTGGGGGCGGAGAGTGGAGGGCGGTGCTCCGGAGTCGCTGTCGGAGTCCCCGGAGCCGCAGTACGAGGAGGCGGCCGACCTGTCCGCCAGCATCGCCAAGTTGCGTACGCTGCTGCAGCACGCCGGGCCCAG GGAAGAAGCGTGGTGGGAGAGCTCGGAGCAAACGCGCACGCGACATCACGTTGACTCCGCCGCGCTCGCCG atgAGTACGATATGAACTTGGACCGCGGCTCGTCTCCCGGACAGACGACCAACAATATGCAAAGACTAGACAA ATTATTCCAGCGCACAGTGACGGGTGTTTTCAATTCGATAAAGACGGCCGTCGGTGCCGAGGGGGAGGAGCTCCCTCCCAGACAACTACACGACTGGACCTATGTGTGCACTTCGCCCGAGTTGAGT GTCAGCGCGTGCGCGTCGCGGCTgtgggcggcgcggcgcgcgctgTGGCACGTGGACGGCGCGCTCGACCCGCTGCGCGCGCTCggcccgcccgccgcgcccctCGCCGCGCCGCTCGACCTCGGTACGGACACTGTACTCCACTGTACCCGCTCGACCTCGGTACGGACACTACTCCACTGTACCCGCTCGAC CTCGGTACGGACACTACTCCACTGTACCCGCTCGACCTCGGTACGGACACTGTACTCCACTGTACCCGCTCGACCTCGGTACGGACACTACTCCACTGTACCCGCTCGACCTCGGTACGGACACTGTACTCCACTGTACCCGCTCGACCTCGGTACGGACACTGTACTCCACTGTACCCGCTCGACCTCGGTACGGACACTGTACTCCACTGTACCCGCTCGACCTCGGTACGGACACTGTACTCCACTGTACCCGCTCGAC
- the LOC126776714 gene encoding uncharacterized protein LOC126776714 isoform X46 codes for MLLKRNLLETLTIISCSGTIICLLLNYVTNISPITGIWLISYLLLLFILSVCGSFKFIQWLLHLNKPLKYDIEIILNKYPFLSYLSDILPQIQKKVENEHIKEYDTNELSVITSVLEKKLVSSWYMSYISQEIGFPFACKQILDQMIAKTFQICNKVETKDVYVDVCAIFITHLKEYKKALKRHESIPDSSIEILYKKVHPVFNSKNKRPVTADHCTNVLRIILKELVPWELWDTPFSELLIRILAKKLDNLIDNTISDPVWLNDRLLSLLKAENKIPEEKPVNEPSNEVKEAETIKQDPPEAQTKSSPKIAKKNIPPVIQNNINEEHKEDDKPEIEKAVEGCEMLEIKPAAILRQRRGRQGRNEVKIYDRIIEGSVKTWDTDMDLQCISVGQDLLASLDEMTLSRLWGHEEAEQSPKMRDASPQPLWFGEEDTIESDPENNKDSKKETSPKPTEALLKDLQSTVHHAKTKIGDLQVPLYIDVPRKHSSDEAAGMMEGLLDKGIAGIKKGLRFTGLSDDSQEKSPAHKDRNSEKISPSELHRSRQKPEVVMEVKESYMPFGNQKEENGTTSHALVKQQRVTSQDSMHSTAAPPSVSYGPWGRRVEGGAPESLSESPEPQYEEAADLSASIAKLRTLLQHAGPREEAWWESSEQTRTRHHVDSAALADEYDMNLDRGSSPGQTTNNMQRLDKLFQRTVTGVFNSIKTAVGAEGEELPPRQLHDWTYVCTSPELSVSACASRLWAARRALWHVDGALDPLRALGPPAAPLAAPLDLGTDTVLHCTRSTSVRTLLHCTRSTSVRTLLHCTRSTSVRTLYSTVPARPRYGHYSTVPARPRYGHYSTVPARPRYGHCTPLYPLDLGTDTVLHCTRSTSVRTLYSTVPARPRYGHCTPLYPRYIERVTSNYQHKI; via the exons ATGTTGCTGAAAAGAAATTTACTTGAAACTTTAACTATAATATCTTGTAGTGGCACAATCATATGTCTCTTATTAAACTATGTTACAAATATATCCCCAATTACTGGAATTTGGCTAATAAGCtatctattattattgtttatactgTCCGTATGTGGCAGTTTTAAATTCATACAATGGTTACTTCACCTTAATAAAcctttaaaatatgatatagaaattattttaaacaaatacccGTTTTTGTCCTACCTTTccgatattttaccgcaaattCAAAAGAAAGTTGAAAATGAACATATTAAAGAATATGATACCAATGAGCTAAGTGTTATAACGTCGGTATTGGAAAAAAAGTTAGTTTCGTCGTGGTATATGTCGTATATTTCGCAAGAAATTGGTTTTCCTTTTGCATGCAAGCAAATATTGGATCAAATGATTGCCAAAACGTTTCAG atatgcAATAAAGTAGAAACTAAGGATGTCTATGTCGATGTCTGTGCTATATTCATAACCCATTTAAAAGAGTATAAGAAAGCTTTAAAAAGACATGAATCCATTCCTGATAGCTCTATAGAAATTCTATACAAGAAGGTACATCCAGTATTTAACAGCAAGAACAAGAGACCAGTAACTGCTGACCATTGTACCAATGTGTTGAGAATTATTCTAAAAGAATTGGTACCTTGGGAGCTATGGGACACACCATTCTCCGAGTTGCTCATTAGAATCCTTGCTAAAAAGTTAGATAACTTAATTGATAACACAATATCTGACCCAGTGTGGTTGAATGACAGATTACTTTCTCTACTCAAAGCAGAAAATAAAATTCCCGAAGAAAAGCCAGTTAATGAGCCTTCCAATGAAGTTAAAGAAGCAGAAACTATAAAACAAGATCCTCCTGAAGCTCAAACTAAATCTAGTCCAAAAATTGCAAAAAAGAATATACCTCCAGTGATTCAGAACAATATAAATGAGGAGCATAAAGAAGATGACAAGCCTGAGATTGAGAAAGCTGTGGAAGGATGTGAGATGTTAGAAATCAAACCTGCAGCAATCTTAAGACAACGTAGAGGCAGGCAGGGAAGGAATGAAGTGAAGATATATGACAGAATTATTGAag gtAGTGTTAAAACTTGGGACACGGACATGGACCTCCAGTGCATCAGTGTTGGTCAGGATCTGCTAGCTAGTCTAGATGAAATGACACTAAGTCGACTCTGGGGTCACGAGGAAGCTGAACAAAGTCCCAAGATGCGGGATGCATCACCGCAACCACTGTGGTTTG GCGAAGAGGACACAATAGAATCTGACCCAGAAAATAACAAGGATTCGAAAAAGGAAACGAGTCCGAAGCCCACTGAAGCCTTGCTGAAAGACCTCCAGAGCACCGTGCACCACGCCAAGACCAAGATAGGAGACCTGCAGGTCCCTTTATACATAGATGTGCCCCGCAAACATTCCAGT GATGAAGCAGCGGGAATGATGGAGGGCTTGCTGGACAAAGGTATCGCAGGTATTAAGAAGGGCCTCCGATTCACGGGTCTAAGCGATGATTCACAA GAGAAGTCACCAGCTCATAAAGATAGAAACAGTGAAAAAATATCACCATCGGAACTGCATAGAAGCAGACAGAAGCCAGAAGTCGTCATGGAAGTGAAGGAGTCCTACATGCCCTTTGGTAACCAGAAAG AGGAAAACGGGACAACATCTCATGCATTAGTCAAACAGCAGAGGGTCACTTCACAGGATAGTATG CACTCGACCGCGGCGCCCCCGTCGGTCAGTTACGGCCCGTGGGGGCGGAGAGTGGAGGGCGGTGCTCCGGAGTCGCTGTCGGAGTCCCCGGAGCCGCAGTACGAGGAGGCGGCCGACCTGTCCGCCAGCATCGCCAAGTTGCGTACGCTGCTGCAGCACGCCGGGCCCAG GGAAGAAGCGTGGTGGGAGAGCTCGGAGCAAACGCGCACGCGACATCACGTTGACTCCGCCGCGCTCGCCG atgAGTACGATATGAACTTGGACCGCGGCTCGTCTCCCGGACAGACGACCAACAATATGCAAAGACTAGACAA ATTATTCCAGCGCACAGTGACGGGTGTTTTCAATTCGATAAAGACGGCCGTCGGTGCCGAGGGGGAGGAGCTCCCTCCCAGACAACTACACGACTGGACCTATGTGTGCACTTCGCCCGAGTTGAGT GTCAGCGCGTGCGCGTCGCGGCTgtgggcggcgcggcgcgcgctgTGGCACGTGGACGGCGCGCTCGACCCGCTGCGCGCGCTCggcccgcccgccgcgcccctCGCCGCGCCGCTCGACCTCGGTACGGACACTGTACTCCACTGTACCCGCTCGACCTCGGTACGGACACTACTCCACTGTACCCGCTCGAC CTCGGTACGGACACTACTCCACTGTACCCGCTCGACCTCGGTACGGACACTGTACTCCACTGTACCCGCTCGACCTCGGTACGGACACTACTCCACTGTACCCGCTCGAC
- the LOC126776714 gene encoding uncharacterized protein LOC126776714 isoform X49, which translates to MLLKRNLLETLTIISCSGTIICLLLNYVTNISPITGIWLISYLLLLFILSVCGSFKFIQWLLHLNKPLKYDIEIILNKYPFLSYLSDILPQIQKKVENEHIKEYDTNELSVITSVLEKKLVSSWYMSYISQEIGFPFACKQILDQMIAKTFQICNKVETKDVYVDVCAIFITHLKEYKKALKRHESIPDSSIEILYKKVHPVFNSKNKRPVTADHCTNVLRIILKELVPWELWDTPFSELLIRILAKKLDNLIDNTISDPVWLNDRLLSLLKAENKIPEEKPVNEPSNEVKEAETIKQDPPEAQTKSSPKIAKKNIPPVIQNNINEEHKEDDKPEIEKAVEGCEMLEIKPAAILRQRRGRQGRNEVKIYDRIIEGSVKTWDTDMDLQCISVGQDLLASLDEMTLSRLWGHEEAEQSPKMRDASPQPLWFGEEDTIESDPENNKDSKKETSPKPTEALLKDLQSTVHHAKTKIGDLQVPLYIDVPRKHSSDEAAGMMEGLLDKGIAGIKKGLRFTGLSDDSQEKSPAHKDRNSEKISPSELHRSRQKPEVVMEVKESYMPFGNQKEENGTTSHALVKQQRVTSQDSMHSTAAPPSVSYGPWGRRVEGGAPESLSESPEPQYEEAADLSASIAKLRTLLQHAGPREEAWWESSEQTRTRHHVDSAALADEYDMNLDRGSSPGQTTNNMQRLDKLFQRTVTGVFNSIKTAVGAEGEELPPRQLHDWTYVCTSPELSVSACASRLWAARRALWHVDGALDPLRALGPPAAPLAAPLDLGTDTVLHCTRSTSVRTLLHCTRSTSVRTLLHCTRSTSVRTLYSTVPARPRYGHCTPLYPLDLGTDTVLHCTRSTSVRTLYSTVPARPRYGHCTPLYPRYIERVTSNYQHKI; encoded by the exons ATGTTGCTGAAAAGAAATTTACTTGAAACTTTAACTATAATATCTTGTAGTGGCACAATCATATGTCTCTTATTAAACTATGTTACAAATATATCCCCAATTACTGGAATTTGGCTAATAAGCtatctattattattgtttatactgTCCGTATGTGGCAGTTTTAAATTCATACAATGGTTACTTCACCTTAATAAAcctttaaaatatgatatagaaattattttaaacaaatacccGTTTTTGTCCTACCTTTccgatattttaccgcaaattCAAAAGAAAGTTGAAAATGAACATATTAAAGAATATGATACCAATGAGCTAAGTGTTATAACGTCGGTATTGGAAAAAAAGTTAGTTTCGTCGTGGTATATGTCGTATATTTCGCAAGAAATTGGTTTTCCTTTTGCATGCAAGCAAATATTGGATCAAATGATTGCCAAAACGTTTCAG atatgcAATAAAGTAGAAACTAAGGATGTCTATGTCGATGTCTGTGCTATATTCATAACCCATTTAAAAGAGTATAAGAAAGCTTTAAAAAGACATGAATCCATTCCTGATAGCTCTATAGAAATTCTATACAAGAAGGTACATCCAGTATTTAACAGCAAGAACAAGAGACCAGTAACTGCTGACCATTGTACCAATGTGTTGAGAATTATTCTAAAAGAATTGGTACCTTGGGAGCTATGGGACACACCATTCTCCGAGTTGCTCATTAGAATCCTTGCTAAAAAGTTAGATAACTTAATTGATAACACAATATCTGACCCAGTGTGGTTGAATGACAGATTACTTTCTCTACTCAAAGCAGAAAATAAAATTCCCGAAGAAAAGCCAGTTAATGAGCCTTCCAATGAAGTTAAAGAAGCAGAAACTATAAAACAAGATCCTCCTGAAGCTCAAACTAAATCTAGTCCAAAAATTGCAAAAAAGAATATACCTCCAGTGATTCAGAACAATATAAATGAGGAGCATAAAGAAGATGACAAGCCTGAGATTGAGAAAGCTGTGGAAGGATGTGAGATGTTAGAAATCAAACCTGCAGCAATCTTAAGACAACGTAGAGGCAGGCAGGGAAGGAATGAAGTGAAGATATATGACAGAATTATTGAag gtAGTGTTAAAACTTGGGACACGGACATGGACCTCCAGTGCATCAGTGTTGGTCAGGATCTGCTAGCTAGTCTAGATGAAATGACACTAAGTCGACTCTGGGGTCACGAGGAAGCTGAACAAAGTCCCAAGATGCGGGATGCATCACCGCAACCACTGTGGTTTG GCGAAGAGGACACAATAGAATCTGACCCAGAAAATAACAAGGATTCGAAAAAGGAAACGAGTCCGAAGCCCACTGAAGCCTTGCTGAAAGACCTCCAGAGCACCGTGCACCACGCCAAGACCAAGATAGGAGACCTGCAGGTCCCTTTATACATAGATGTGCCCCGCAAACATTCCAGT GATGAAGCAGCGGGAATGATGGAGGGCTTGCTGGACAAAGGTATCGCAGGTATTAAGAAGGGCCTCCGATTCACGGGTCTAAGCGATGATTCACAA GAGAAGTCACCAGCTCATAAAGATAGAAACAGTGAAAAAATATCACCATCGGAACTGCATAGAAGCAGACAGAAGCCAGAAGTCGTCATGGAAGTGAAGGAGTCCTACATGCCCTTTGGTAACCAGAAAG AGGAAAACGGGACAACATCTCATGCATTAGTCAAACAGCAGAGGGTCACTTCACAGGATAGTATG CACTCGACCGCGGCGCCCCCGTCGGTCAGTTACGGCCCGTGGGGGCGGAGAGTGGAGGGCGGTGCTCCGGAGTCGCTGTCGGAGTCCCCGGAGCCGCAGTACGAGGAGGCGGCCGACCTGTCCGCCAGCATCGCCAAGTTGCGTACGCTGCTGCAGCACGCCGGGCCCAG GGAAGAAGCGTGGTGGGAGAGCTCGGAGCAAACGCGCACGCGACATCACGTTGACTCCGCCGCGCTCGCCG atgAGTACGATATGAACTTGGACCGCGGCTCGTCTCCCGGACAGACGACCAACAATATGCAAAGACTAGACAA ATTATTCCAGCGCACAGTGACGGGTGTTTTCAATTCGATAAAGACGGCCGTCGGTGCCGAGGGGGAGGAGCTCCCTCCCAGACAACTACACGACTGGACCTATGTGTGCACTTCGCCCGAGTTGAGT GTCAGCGCGTGCGCGTCGCGGCTgtgggcggcgcggcgcgcgctgTGGCACGTGGACGGCGCGCTCGACCCGCTGCGCGCGCTCggcccgcccgccgcgcccctCGCCGCGCCGCTCGACCTCGGTACGGACACTGTACTCCACTGTACCCGCTCGACCTCGGTACGGACACTACTCCACTGTACCCGCTCGAC CTCGGTACGGACACTACTCCACTGTACCCGCTCGACCTCGGTACGGACACTGTACTCCACTGTACCCGCTCGAC